CCGTTTTGAAGTAATTCACTCACCGCTATTGCACCGCCGTCTCTTACCGAACGCAAAGACTGCCCGCTTTCTTTTGAGGTAATTTCAAATATCGGTTCTCCGGTTAATACACCTTTGTCGTCGCTTGTCTTATTTATCGTATCGGTAGCAAAGCCTTTGTAGTCGATTAACGCTTTTAAGGCGTTTTGCACATCGCCGACCGTATTTATATCACCCTTTGATACTTCAACCTCTTCGACAATGTTACCGTTCTTTTTCAATACGACATCAAGTTCCTTCTTTACTATTTCGTAATCAACTCTGGTGTTGACAAGAGTGTAATTATTGTGATAAATATTGCTGTTGTGTTCGTCCACTATTCTAACAACAGGCGCAAGACCGTTCGCTATCGTGTATTCACCTACCACAGCATACGTCGGGGCGATGTAAACATGGTTTTTGTCAATCTCGTCAGACTCCAAACTCCACGTCGGATACTGTATCATCTTGTTATAAACAAACTCTCGCTTATTACCCCAGATTATCTTGATTGGTTTGGGGTTAATTACATACGTCGTCGTATTGCCGGACAAAGTAATGTTTGTGTTTGAAGTTACCGCTTCGGCATTATAACGTCCTATGTCGGTGTTTTGAGTTCCTGGTTTCAACTCAACAGGAAAATTTGGGTCGCTGCTTATTGGCGTTGGCGTCTGAGGTTCGCCGTTGTAAATAAGAGCCGTATTATCCCATGTTACGGTAATCGGACGCTTTTGTATTGTGAACGATAATTTTTTGTCTGCTTCCGGTATTGACGCAATTCGTGCGACATAATCACCCGCGCCTGTAATCGTTGCGCTTACCGTTCCCGAATTTACATTGCTGCCTGCGTAATCGGCGGTAAAATCCGCGCCTTCCTGCAATATCACCCACTCATCCGATGCTTTCAAATAAAGTTCTATCGTTTGAAGTTTCTTCTCTGTGTTGTCATAAATGTATGTTTTGTCGCCGGACATACGTATCGCATTGCCTTCGTTTACATCAAACCATTTTGCAATAAGCGTAATGTCTTTGGTTATCGTATTGTTTGCAAAATCCCACTGAATGTTGCTGTTCAAATCCGTAAACCAGCCCAAGAATTCATGGTTTGCTCTTGTCGGGTCATTTGGTTTACTGATTTTTGCGCCGTTGAGAATCTCAGATATTGGACTCGGATTCGGCGAGCCGCTATTGCTGTTAAATGTTACCGTCCGTAAGTATGTTACGATAACTATAACTTGACCGCTTTTGCCATCAAAGCCTTTCCTCCCCGTAATGTTATTGCCAATTGCCGAATAATTACCGCTTCCACCGCCGCCAAATCCTCCTCCACTTCCGGCTATAACTCCATCACCGCCAAAAGACTCTAAATAACCTATATTATTTATTTTTCCGGCATCACCGCCACGGCTATATTTATCATTCCATCTCACATCATCATTTTTAAATCCGTCTTTACCGGGAGATCCTTTTTCTGTTGCAAAAGCCGAAGCCGATAAACCATGGACGCTCGCACTTCCGCCTGCGCCGCCGGCTAAGGATTGGGCGGTTATTCCTCCACCTATACCACCATCCGCGTATAGTTTTATTGAGTTATATATAACAGATGTTGTTTCGCCATCTCCACCCTTACAGCCCTCCATCCACCCCTCCCAATAACCGCTATAATACTCGAATCCGCCAATTCCTCCGCGGCCTACATTTATAGAAATAGATGCTTTTTTCGTAATACCAAATATCATATAAGCCGCTCCTCCCCCTCCACCGCCGGAACCAGTTCCAGCATAATGGCTACCGCTCCCTTGAGCGTTGTTATTCCCACCCTGTCCTCCCCCTCCGCCGCCAACGGCGTAAACCTCTACATGTGCAGGAAAAGAATCACATTCATGAGTAACCCCTTCGTCAATATCATTATATTTATACTCCTTATATTCATTCGGTACATAATCCGCCGCATTTCCCGTTACACACAACGCGGCAATCGTCGCCGCCACTCTTAGAAATCTGTTTTTGTTCAGCATAATAACACCCCTCTGTTTAATAATTTTATTATTTCCTTTGTCTATCTCTGGTTTGCTTCGTCACTGCGTTCCTCGCAATGACGTTTGTACTGTGTCAACTGTGTCCGTCATTGCGAGCGTAGCGAAGCAATCCAGTCTTTCTTCTAAATCGTGTTGTCGCGCCGTACGGATATCGGATATCAGCCGAACCAAAAACATTATGAATTAGGGAAATATAGAAGAAACCTTTTGCGGTAAAAAACAGAAAAAGGTCGCTCTGCCCATAATCATAATTCTTACCACAGAAAAGAGTATGTCCAACGGATTATTAGTGTTGGAAGACGTGTCTATACAGCTAAACAGAGCAACCCTGAGAGGGTGCCGACTATATAGACACTTAAATCGGTCAACAAAATTTCAAAAGAAACTTTATCGACTCTTTTCTGTGGTATTAATAAAATAATTTATTGTTTTGATAAATACGAGGAAAAGTTTGAAAGAGTTAAAAATAAAACCCGCCGCTCAATTTCTCAAGCGGCGGAGTTGTTTGTGAAACACAAAATAATATAATCCGTTTGTTATTATTTTGAAAGCGAAATTCTTCTTTCAAAAATTTATAACAGCAAGTCGTTAAATTCCAAAAATCCTTTGACCGTCTTGAAGTAATTGTCCGCCATTATCCTATAACCGTCGGCGTTGGGATGAATCATAATATTGTCGCCGTCATACATAAGATGGTCTTTTCCCCAGATTCCGTCCCAAATATTTGAGATAAGCGTTGCGCGGTATTTTGTTTTCAAACGGGCAAACATATTTTCGTAATCGCTATAAATAAACATATAGTCGTATTTATAAATTTCACCCCAGACTTCTATTTCCCCTTTAAGTAATTCCTGCGCTATTTCTCTGTTGTAAAATTTAACAAGGTAAATTTGTCTGTTGTCGTTGACAAGTCTTTCAAGCATTTCTTCAAAGTTTTTTTCAACGTCGTCTTCTACAAAAGACAAATTGATATTGCCGCCGGACGTTACCTTTTCCATTTGTTCAAATAAATCGTTCGCTCCGAACTCAATAAAAATAATCGCCGGATTGTACGATAAAACTTCATCTACTCTGCTCAAAGCGTCTTGACTCGTTTCACCGCTTATACCAAGATTTATTACCGGGATATTCACCTTTTGAGCCAGATAATGCGGATACGCTTTGCTTGTATCGACCGGATAAAAGCCGCCTCTTGCTCCCCATCCCTGCGTCAAACTGTTTCCGAAGCACACGATAGTCGAATTTTGTGCGATGTCAAGTTTCTTATAATTTCCGTCGTTTACGTTTTCCGTGTCTTTACTGCAAGATATAAGAAAAATAATCGCGGATACGATAACTAAAATTTTTGTGATTTTCATATAAACCCTTTCTTGTTCAAATGAATAAATTAACCTTTTTTGTTCTTCTAAATCCTAATCTTCTGTTTTAAAACAGATACCCCCGCCTGTTTAACGTTAAGAATAAACGTTCCTTTAGAAAGACCGGCGGTTTTCAACCCCGTAGCGTTCAAACCGTTTACCGCACTGATATTTACTCTGTCTAGCATTCGTCCCTGAACGTTGTAAAGTTCGACAGTGTAATCGCCCGCTTTCAGATTGACGTTTATTTGCCCGTTCTTTATTCCGGCAAAAGAAATGGAAGCGGTTTTCGCCGTTTTAACTTTGTCGATGGGACTGCTGCCGTACGGAACAAATATTACATGAATCGTCGAATCGCCCGTAACGTTATCAAAAGTATATTCCATCGACTCTCCCGTCGCAGAATTATTTGCGCCGCCAGTCGGATAGAAAATAGTCTCTCGACCGTTAACGTAAATCTGCTTAATTTCATATTCTGCGTCAGGCTCAAATATTACAGTCAACGAACCGCCGTCGGCGACGTTTTTCGTTTGAGGAATATCCGAGACGACCGCTATTCCGTCTATAGTAATTTTCCCGTTCGGAGCGCCGGTTATAGTAATTTGATGATAAATTATCAGGTTTTCGTCTAAGGCGGTTACGTTAAATTCTTTCCAAATTTCAGTCGCCTTATAAGTCTCTACGCTTGTCGGCGGAACTCGAAGGACGATTTTATCAAGATTGTTTATTCCGTAAAACACCGTCGAATTTATCTCTTGCGGCGCTGCGGCAAAATTGCTTATCGTTTTCAAAGACGTATCGCGCAAAAAGGCGTAATCGCCTATGGTTTGAACGGAACTTGGAATGATTACGCTTTCCAGATTGAAGCAACCGTTAAACGCGGCGTTGACTATACGCTTCGCTCCGCGAGGAATATCAAATGATGTTAAGGTATCGTCATTTGCTTTATACGGTTCGTCAATTATTTTTGCCATGCGCCTTATAAGTTCCGCAGAACATACACGGCAGTAGGGACTGTTGTTTCCCGAACCTTGCATAAGACACACTCCGAATCTTCCCGCCGTTAACCAGACGGTCGGAGTAACATGAGTTTTACACTGGTTTGGCTGTTGGTACATGCCTATGTCTTCAATCCCCAGCCATGCTCTCCACGGATTAGTATTTGGGTTGGAATCTATTGAACTGTTCGCCCGTTCCTGCATACCGGTTGTTCCGGCGCAATACTCGTCCCACAATATCCCAAGAGAATGACCGGTTTCGTGCATCATCTTTTCTATGTTGGTTTCATTATCGCCGCCTATTCCGACTACACACCACCCCGATTGAGTCCCGGGGACTTTCATACTTTCATACGCCCAACCCCATGCTTGACCTGAGTTGCCGTTGGCAAAAATCATTGTCATAGCGGTTTTCGCAGCGTGCTGCTGTATTACTGTAGCGACTTTACTTGCGTCATTAGTTCCAAAAACAAGAGACCCGCCTTTTACAAAACCAAGGAAGCCGTCCTCGCCTGTGGAATGTGTTTCTATCGCGTAAATATTTATTCTGTCTTTGAAAAGAGTATAAGGATAACGTTTATTTATGATTGCATCGCAAGTCTTTTGCGCCAACTCCAAAAAAGCGGTTTGCTGATTTGACGCATATCCGTCGCCTAAGATGACGAAGACGACGTTCTCCGCGTCAGAGCGTCCTCCGCCGTTATGCAATACGTGTTTAGTATTATGCTGCGCCTGTAAAGACGGAACAAACGCCGCCAATAACGCTAACGATACAAAAACAGCCTTGCGGCAAACAAGCGGTAAAGCGTTTTTTAATTTGGTTTGCAACCGCACCCCCTTTCAAAAAAATTACATTTAATTTACAAGTATAATAGAATAAAGATAAAAAATCGCTTGTGTTTTAACGAAAATACTTTTTTATTTAACTCTCAAACAAAATCGGCGCCGTCCGCTTATGTTCGCTTCTGTCGTGAAATCTTTTTATCACGGCTTTGTCGTCCTCGCTTGCCTCGCCGTTCAGTAAAAATTCGTCTATGCCGCGATAAGTAATTCCCATTTCTTTTTCATCGGTCTGCCCGTCAAATAATCCTGCCGACGGGGCTTTTTCAATAACGCAGGCCGGCGCTTTGAGAAAACGCAAAAATTCGTAAATTTCGCTGACGCTAAGGTCGGCGATCGGATTAAAATCGCAAGCGCCGTCGCCCCATTTCGTAAAATAACCCATATATATCTCGCTTCGGTTTCCCGTTCCTGCGACAATGCGATTTTCACCGGCGGCCGCCGCGTAAAGCGTCGTCATTCGCAAACGCGGCGCTATATTGACAAGCGCGCTATTATCAAGTTGCACCGCCTTGCCCGCAATTCTGACAAATTCGTTTTTCACATCGGACAAATCGACTGTGCGCGTTTCTATATCAAACTGCTTTGCTACGGCTTGAGCGTCGGTTTTATCCGTCGTGTAATTTTGATTTGAGCCGCAGGGCATAATAAGTCCTAAAGTATTATCACAAGCCTTTTTACAAAGAATACCGACAAGAGTGCAGTCTTTACCGCCGCTGTTTCCGTAAACGATTCCGTCCGCACCCGACGATTTCACAACGCTTCGAATAAATTCGATTCTTTTTTGAGTTTCAAATTCATAATCCCTCATCGCGCCGTTCCTTTCAAAATACGTTTATGCGTCGGACAAATACCTTTCCATATAATATAATATTCGCCGCCAAAACAAAACGCGGGGGACTCATATCGACTTTATTTTTTGGCGAATAGTATATTTAGATAGAAAATTTTTGGAAAAGAAATAAGAATGAATAAAATATTTTTGCTTTTATTTTTTGCCGCCGGCTCGATTTTTCCGCAGTTTCTTCATCCGGATTCGTTGAAATTCGCAGAGTTGAATTGGAAAATTCCAGACGGGAAAAATTATCGTAAAACTATCGGTAAAATTCCGTTTTATTATGAAAAAGACAATTCCGTAGGAATTTTTTATCTTCAGTTAAGTTTTGAAGCGGGAAACTTGCTTGAAAATCCACAGCCAAAAGGCGCTTCACAATTGTATTCTATGTCGATTAGAAACGGTGGAAGCAAAAAG
The sequence above is a segment of the Chitinispirillales bacterium genome. Coding sequences within it:
- a CDS encoding InlB B-repeat-containing protein, which codes for MLNKNRFLRVAATIAALCVTGNAADYVPNEYKEYKYNDIDEGVTHECDSFPAHVEVYAVGGGGGGQGGNNNAQGSGSHYAGTGSGGGGGGAAYMIFGITKKASISINVGRGGIGGFEYYSGYWEGWMEGCKGGDGETTSVIYNSIKLYADGGIGGGITAQSLAGGAGGSASVHGLSASAFATEKGSPGKDGFKNDDVRWNDKYSRGGDAGKINNIGYLESFGGDGVIAGSGGGFGGGGSGNYSAIGNNITGRKGFDGKSGQVIVIVTYLRTVTFNSNSGSPNPSPISEILNGAKISKPNDPTRANHEFLGWFTDLNSNIQWDFANNTITKDITLIAKWFDVNEGNAIRMSGDKTYIYDNTEKKLQTIELYLKASDEWVILQEGADFTADYAGSNVNSGTVSATITGAGDYVARIASIPEADKKLSFTIQKRPITVTWDNTALIYNGEPQTPTPISSDPNFPVELKPGTQNTDIGRYNAEAVTSNTNITLSGNTTTYVINPKPIKIIWGNKREFVYNKMIQYPTWSLESDEIDKNHVYIAPTYAVVGEYTIANGLAPVVRIVDEHNSNIYHNNYTLVNTRVDYEIVKKELDVVLKKNGNIVEEVEVSKGDINTVGDVQNALKALIDYKGFATDTINKTSDDKGVLTGEPIFEITSKESGQSLRSVRDGGAIAVSELLQNG
- a CDS encoding leucine-rich repeat protein; its protein translation is MQTKLKNALPLVCRKAVFVSLALLAAFVPSLQAQHNTKHVLHNGGGRSDAENVVFVILGDGYASNQQTAFLELAQKTCDAIINKRYPYTLFKDRINIYAIETHSTGEDGFLGFVKGGSLVFGTNDASKVATVIQQHAAKTAMTMIFANGNSGQAWGWAYESMKVPGTQSGWCVVGIGGDNETNIEKMMHETGHSLGILWDEYCAGTTGMQERANSSIDSNPNTNPWRAWLGIEDIGMYQQPNQCKTHVTPTVWLTAGRFGVCLMQGSGNNSPYCRVCSAELIRRMAKIIDEPYKANDDTLTSFDIPRGAKRIVNAAFNGCFNLESVIIPSSVQTIGDYAFLRDTSLKTISNFAAAPQEINSTVFYGINNLDKIVLRVPPTSVETYKATEIWKEFNVTALDENLIIYHQITITGAPNGKITIDGIAVVSDIPQTKNVADGGSLTVIFEPDAEYEIKQIYVNGRETIFYPTGGANNSATGESMEYTFDNVTGDSTIHVIFVPYGSSPIDKVKTAKTASISFAGIKNGQINVNLKAGDYTVELYNVQGRMLDRVNISAVNGLNATGLKTAGLSKGTFILNVKQAGVSVLKQKIRI
- the nadE gene encoding NAD(+) synthase, encoding MRDYEFETQKRIEFIRSVVKSSGADGIVYGNSGGKDCTLVGILCKKACDNTLGLIMPCGSNQNYTTDKTDAQAVAKQFDIETRTVDLSDVKNEFVRIAGKAVQLDNSALVNIAPRLRMTTLYAAAAGENRIVAGTGNRSEIYMGYFTKWGDGACDFNPIADLSVSEIYEFLRFLKAPACVIEKAPSAGLFDGQTDEKEMGITYRGIDEFLLNGEASEDDKAVIKRFHDRSEHKRTAPILFES
- a CDS encoding GDSL-type esterase/lipase family protein; translation: MKITKILVIVSAIIFLISCSKDTENVNDGNYKKLDIAQNSTIVCFGNSLTQGWGARGGFYPVDTSKAYPHYLAQKVNIPVINLGISGETSQDALSRVDEVLSYNPAIIFIEFGANDLFEQMEKVTSGGNINLSFVEDDVEKNFEEMLERLVNDNRQIYLVKFYNREIAQELLKGEIEVWGEIYKYDYMFIYSDYENMFARLKTKYRATLISNIWDGIWGKDHLMYDGDNIMIHPNADGYRIMADNYFKTVKGFLEFNDLLL